The proteins below come from a single Rosa rugosa chromosome 2, drRosRugo1.1, whole genome shotgun sequence genomic window:
- the LOC133732659 gene encoding carbonic anhydrase 2-like, protein MTSQLSDLTNIQDLILKKLVSYQKEDLEDVAAPKLQNLTVECNDLKGAEPNAPTSPIDSPLDPVKRIIDGFMHFKTSYFDTNPALFDELAQGQSPEFMVFACSDSRVCPSHVLHFQPGEAFIVRNIANMVPAFDQLKHAGVGATIEYAVKELGVANILVMGHSNCGGIKRLMSYPEDGSEPFDCIDEWVKMSLPAKAEVIAEAGSADFHEQCERCARESVNLSLANLLTYPFVQKAHLDKKLALRGGYYDFVNGIFELWELKSHISNPIIVQS, encoded by the exons ATGACTAGCCAGTTATCTGATTTGACCAATATTCAAGATCTCATCTTGAAAAAGCTTGTGAG TTATCAGAAGGAAGACCTGGAAGATGTAGCTGCTCCCAAACTTCAGAACCTCACGGTTGAGTGCAATGACCTGAAAGGAGCTGAACCAAATGCACCGACCAGCCCAATCGACAGCCCTCTCGACCCAGTTAAAAGAATTATAGATGGCTTCATGCACTTCAAGACCAGCTACTTCGA CACAAATCCAGCTTTGTTTGATGAGCTTGCCCAAGGACAAAGCCCCGAG TTTATGGTATTTGCATGCTCGGATTCTCGAGTGTGTCCTTCACATGTTCTTCACTTCCAACCTGGGGAGGCCTTCATCGTTCGCAACATTGCTAACATGGTTCCTGCTTTTGATCAG CTAAAACATGCAGGAGTTGGAGCAACCATAGAATATGCTGTCAAAGAACTCGGG GTGGCAAATATTTTGGTAATGGGACACAGTAATTGTGGTGGAATAAAGAGGCTAATGTCTTATCCGGAGGATGGCTCTGAGCCCTT CGACTGCATAGATGAATGGGTGAAAATGAGTTTACCAGCCAAGGCTGAGGTTATTGCAGAAGCTGGGAGTGCAGATTTCCATGAACAATGTGAAAGATGTGCAAGG GAATCAGTAAACTTGTCACTGGCAAACCTACTTACCTACCCCTTTGTTCAAAAGGCACACTTGGATAAAAAACTAGCACTTCGGGGTGGATACTATGACTTTGTCAATGGAATTTTCGAGCTATGGGAGCTCAAATCCCACATTTCAAACCCCATCATCGTACAATCTTGA
- the LOC133730425 gene encoding beta carbonic anhydrase 2, chloroplastic-like — CSTNPELLNELALAQSPKFLVFACSDSRVSPSHVLHCTPGQAFLVRNIANMVPAYDQLRYTGTGATIEYAVEELGVENILIVGHSSCGGIKRLMSYPEDGSAPLVFIDDWMKTALPVKTKVIAEAGDTDFQEQCDRCARKAVNLSLANLLTYPFVQEAHSEKKLALRGAYYDFVNGRFELWEHGSDNIIIAP, encoded by the exons TGCAGCACAAATCCAGAGTTGTTGAATGAGCTTGCCCTAGCACAAAGCCCCAAG tttttggtatTTGCATGCTCGGATTCCCGAGTGAGTCCCTCGCATGTTCTTCATTGCACACCTGGACAAGCCTTTCTGGTTCGCAACATTGCTAACATGGTTCCTGCATATGACCAG CTAAGGTACACAGGAACTGGAGCAACCATTGAGTATGCTGTAGAAGAACTCGGG GTAGAAAACATTTTGATAGTGGGACACAGTAGTTGCGGAGGAATAAAAAGGCTAATGTCTTATCCCGAGGATGGTTCCGCTCCACT GGTCTTTATAGATGATTGGATGAAAACGGCTTTACCTGTCAAGACAAAGGTTATTGCGGAAGCTGGCGATACCGATTTCCAGGAACAATGTGATCGTTGCGCAAGG AAAGCAGTAAATTTGTCATTGGCAAACCTACTCACATATCCCTTCGTTCAAGAGGCACACTCGGAGAAAAAACTAGCACTTCGGGGTGCTTACTATGACTTTGTCAACGGACGTTTCGAGCTCTGGGAGCATGGTTCCGACAATATCATCATAGCACCTTAG
- the LOC133733201 gene encoding ABC transporter G family member 40-like — MLFALGGFVLSRRKNLKNIKKWWIWGYWISPLMYGQNAIVVNEFLGKSWSHVLPNSYESLGVEILKSRGFRTHAYWYWIGAGALAGYMLLFNICYTLALTYLNREASGYLMFQERL; from the exons ATGCTTTTCGCTTTAGGGGGCTTTGTCCTGTCAAGACGTAAAAATCTAA aaaatataaagaaatggTGGATATGGGGCTACTGGATATCACCTTTGATGTATGGGCAGAATGCAATTGTAGTTAATGAATTCCTTGGCAAGAGTTGGTCACAT GTTCTTCCAAACTCATACGAATCATTAGGAGTTGAAATTCTGAAATCTCGTGGATTTCGTACACATGCATATTGGTATTGGATTGGCGCAGGAGCATTGGCTGGATACATGCTCTTATTCAACATTTGTTACACTCTAGCTCTCACTTATCTAAACCGTGAAGCATCTGGATACTTGATGTTTCAAGAAAGGTTGTAG